The proteins below come from a single Eucalyptus grandis isolate ANBG69807.140 chromosome 3, ASM1654582v1, whole genome shotgun sequence genomic window:
- the LOC120291066 gene encoding uncharacterized protein LOC120291066, which yields MLVLSRFVGDCSSEQDRPQMGLIAAVVSITIILASMLCVLVRRQLTRMKKSRRSPEAMLSVEDAPPVYKYDVFLSFKGSGTRNNFTDCLYHRLRLAGVHVFLDNEELRVGKEIGGELLKALNKSRIYLSSPRTTLPVHGVSVRLRT from the exons ATGCTGGTCCTGTCGAGATTTGTTGGCGATTGCAGCTCTGAGCAGGATCGGCCACAAATGGGACTGATTGCAGCCGTTGTTTCAATCACCATCATCTTGGCCTCGATGCTGTGCGTTCT GGTCCGGAGACAACTGACGAGAATGAAGAAAAGCCGGAGGAGCCCAGAGGCAATGCTGAGCGTGGAAGATGCGCCCCCAGTATACAAGtacgatgtgttcttgagtttcaaGGGATCAGGCACACGCAACAACTTTACCGATTGCCTTTACCACAGATTGAGACTCGCTGGAGTCCATGTCTTCCTAGACAACGAAGAACTCCGAGTCGGCAAAGAAATTGGTGGTGAGCTTTTGAAAGCGCTCAACAAGTCTCGAATCTACCTATCTTCTCCCAGAACTACGCTACCAGTTCATGGTGTCTCCGTGAGGTTGCGCACATGA